One genomic segment of Nocardia spumae includes these proteins:
- a CDS encoding WXG100 family type VII secretion target, which translates to MPFHADHEQLASFVREMQEKHDAIGKMITNSHNHATTLQGPAFQGGAGKAFQATFEQFLTSANKMNEALMQNSQNLKSAGEKYAEMEESNLGTLSKSSDSLNWA; encoded by the coding sequence ATGCCCTTTCACGCCGATCATGAGCAACTGGCCAGCTTTGTCCGCGAGATGCAGGAAAAGCACGACGCCATCGGCAAGATGATCACCAACTCGCACAATCACGCGACCACACTGCAGGGTCCTGCGTTCCAGGGTGGCGCCGGTAAGGCCTTCCAGGCCACCTTCGAGCAGTTCTTGACCTCGGCCAACAAGATGAACGAGGCGCTGATGCAGAACTCGCAGAACCTCAAGTCCGCCGGCGAGAAGTACGCGGAGATGGAAGAGAGCAACTTGGGCACGCTGTCGAAGTCCTCCGACAGCCTGAACTGGGCCTGA